From the Eleutherodactylus coqui strain aEleCoq1 chromosome 7, aEleCoq1.hap1, whole genome shotgun sequence genome, one window contains:
- the DOK1 gene encoding docking protein 1 isoform X1 — protein MAASDRPLKEGQLHIKQNKFGKKWKRCYMLLYPDSQFGVARLEIYDWKDGTLAGEKIYARRAADRKVVRLTECIHVAPAPTESGYKENMAAFIIETSDKTMLLSAERPLCDEWVQRLSEVAFPGKVNGSQDKAPEALDGAPSLEMAVNSIYVSREEVTEYRVTAQRTEAAERCSLRGPYLLRAEANCLILKDPNTNDTLYSWPYRLLRRYGRDKVMFSFEAGRRCQSGPGNFTFETSQGHEIFQKVEGSIRAQQGSENRLSCPTLDLDAPADNTSLGSDSGGSDSQGRRDVEEKSLKSRALPNLPLAKPLQPPHLLEPSSVGVIPGKTSTPPRSPVSRSLSCHTGDAEHLMVYSEPKDSVKGVNLRFDPLYSDPVDSVAGQDVRMHKDAASPLYSDLYEHVGYEVVGDVGALPMGVPKHVRGREEHIYDEPEGRAQPSLPIQLYSEVQTEATAWRRQANDDKVGYEFPYNPGCDDYSVPHFLAKRTQPRNKIGPKPIPAPKPQVKLMPKPAGKEDGSEKIPVAPRATQPNTNNNNGNPEPLYSQVLKPGTVGSREAKPPSTSSLPSKPQSTPPAPPVGRPQASQAQLPTHPSLPADCPRTHQDVAGVPASIPRTIHLLTASGKEVIYEDMGLL, from the exons AAGTGGAAGAGATGCTATATGCTCCTGTATCCTGACTCTCAGTTTGGCGTGGCGCGGTTAGAGATCTATGATTGGAAGGATGGCACACTGGCTGGAGAGAAAATCTATGCCCGCCGTGCCGCTGATCGCAAGGTTGTACGACTGACGGAATGTATTCATGTGGCTCCCGCCCCAACAGAGAGCGGCTACAAAGAAAACATGGCGGCTTTTATCATAGAGACCAGCGACAAGACCATGCTGCTGTCTGCAGAGCGCCCCCTATGTGATGAGTGGGTGCAGAGGCTGAGCGAAGTCGCCTTCCCG GGAAAGGTCAATGGTTCCCAGGACAAGGCCCCAGAGGCCTTAGATGGGGCCCCATCCTTGGAGATGGCTGTGAACAGCATTTACGTCTCCAGAGAGGAAG TGACAGAATACCGGGTCACCGCGCAGAGGACAGAAGCTGCAGAGCgttgctccctccgtggaccttACCTCCTGAGGGCTGAAGCCAATTGCTTGATCTTGAAGGATCCGAACACCAACGACACCCTGTACTCCTGGCCCTATAGACTGCTGCGGAGATACGGACGAGACAAG GTCATGTTCTCGTTTGAAGCCGGCAGAAGATGTCAATCAGGTCCTGGAAATTTTACTTTTGAGACATCACAAGGTCATGAGATTTTTCAGAAGGTGGAAGGATCGATCCGGGCGCAGCAAGGTTCCGAAAACCGTCTCAGTTGTCCCACTCTGGACTTAGACGCCCCTGCAGATAACACCTCCCTGGGCTCCGACTCCGGTGGGTCTGACAGCCAGGGTAGAAGGGATGTGGAGGAGAAGTCACTTAAAAGCAGAGCTCTTCCCAATCTGCCACTGGCTAAACCCCTTCAGCCCCCGCACCTGCTGGAACCCTCATCCGTGGGCGTGATACCCGGGAAGACCAGCACTCCGCCGCGCTCTCCAGTCTCTCGATCTCTAAGCTGTCACACGGGGGACGCCGAGCACCTGATGGTTTATTCAGAGCCCAAAGATTCTGTCAAGGGGGTAAATCTTCGTTTTGACCCCCTGTACTCGGATCCAGTGGATAGCGTGGCTGGCCAGGATGTGCGGATGCACAAGGACGCTGCCTCGCCTCTCTACTCCGACCTTTATGAACACGTTGGCTATGAAGTTGTGGGAGATGTTGGTGCGCTCCCTATGGGTGTACCAAAACATGTAAGAGGTCGCGAGGAGCACATTTACGATGAGCCAGAGGGCAGAGCACAGCCCAGCCTCCCCATTCAGTTATACTCGGAGGTACAAACTGAGGCTACGGCCTGGAGAAGGCAAGCCAATGATGATAAAGTGGGGTATGAGTTCCCGTACAATCCCGGCTGCGATGACTACTCAGTGCCACACTTTCTGGCTAAACGCACTCAGCCACGTAACAAAATTGGTCCTAAACCCATTCCTGCTCCAAAACCACAAGTAAAACTTATGCCCAAACCTGCTGGGAAAGAAGATGGGTCCGAGAAGATACCCGTAGCACCTCGTGCCACCCAGCCAAACACCAATAATAACAATGGAAACCCTGAACCGCTGTATAGCCAAGTGCTAAAGCCAGGGACTGTAGGGAGCAGGGAAGCTAAGCCTCCATCTACATCGTCCCTGCCATCCAAGCCACAGTCCACACCACCTGCCCCACCGGTGGGCAGACCACAGGCGAGTCAAGCACAACTCCCGACACATCCTTCTCTGCCTGCGGACTGTCCCAGAACCCATCAGGACGTGGCAGGGGTCCCAGCATCAATCCCGAGGACTATTCACCTGCTGACAGCTTCGGGAAAGGAAGTGATCTATGAGGATATGGGGCTTCTATGA
- the DOK1 gene encoding docking protein 1 isoform X2, whose protein sequence is MAASDRPLKEGQLHIKQNKFGKGKVNGSQDKAPEALDGAPSLEMAVNSIYVSREEVTEYRVTAQRTEAAERCSLRGPYLLRAEANCLILKDPNTNDTLYSWPYRLLRRYGRDKVMFSFEAGRRCQSGPGNFTFETSQGHEIFQKVEGSIRAQQGSENRLSCPTLDLDAPADNTSLGSDSGGSDSQGRRDVEEKSLKSRALPNLPLAKPLQPPHLLEPSSVGVIPGKTSTPPRSPVSRSLSCHTGDAEHLMVYSEPKDSVKGVNLRFDPLYSDPVDSVAGQDVRMHKDAASPLYSDLYEHVGYEVVGDVGALPMGVPKHVRGREEHIYDEPEGRAQPSLPIQLYSEVQTEATAWRRQANDDKVGYEFPYNPGCDDYSVPHFLAKRTQPRNKIGPKPIPAPKPQVKLMPKPAGKEDGSEKIPVAPRATQPNTNNNNGNPEPLYSQVLKPGTVGSREAKPPSTSSLPSKPQSTPPAPPVGRPQASQAQLPTHPSLPADCPRTHQDVAGVPASIPRTIHLLTASGKEVIYEDMGLL, encoded by the exons GGAAAGGTCAATGGTTCCCAGGACAAGGCCCCAGAGGCCTTAGATGGGGCCCCATCCTTGGAGATGGCTGTGAACAGCATTTACGTCTCCAGAGAGGAAG TGACAGAATACCGGGTCACCGCGCAGAGGACAGAAGCTGCAGAGCgttgctccctccgtggaccttACCTCCTGAGGGCTGAAGCCAATTGCTTGATCTTGAAGGATCCGAACACCAACGACACCCTGTACTCCTGGCCCTATAGACTGCTGCGGAGATACGGACGAGACAAG GTCATGTTCTCGTTTGAAGCCGGCAGAAGATGTCAATCAGGTCCTGGAAATTTTACTTTTGAGACATCACAAGGTCATGAGATTTTTCAGAAGGTGGAAGGATCGATCCGGGCGCAGCAAGGTTCCGAAAACCGTCTCAGTTGTCCCACTCTGGACTTAGACGCCCCTGCAGATAACACCTCCCTGGGCTCCGACTCCGGTGGGTCTGACAGCCAGGGTAGAAGGGATGTGGAGGAGAAGTCACTTAAAAGCAGAGCTCTTCCCAATCTGCCACTGGCTAAACCCCTTCAGCCCCCGCACCTGCTGGAACCCTCATCCGTGGGCGTGATACCCGGGAAGACCAGCACTCCGCCGCGCTCTCCAGTCTCTCGATCTCTAAGCTGTCACACGGGGGACGCCGAGCACCTGATGGTTTATTCAGAGCCCAAAGATTCTGTCAAGGGGGTAAATCTTCGTTTTGACCCCCTGTACTCGGATCCAGTGGATAGCGTGGCTGGCCAGGATGTGCGGATGCACAAGGACGCTGCCTCGCCTCTCTACTCCGACCTTTATGAACACGTTGGCTATGAAGTTGTGGGAGATGTTGGTGCGCTCCCTATGGGTGTACCAAAACATGTAAGAGGTCGCGAGGAGCACATTTACGATGAGCCAGAGGGCAGAGCACAGCCCAGCCTCCCCATTCAGTTATACTCGGAGGTACAAACTGAGGCTACGGCCTGGAGAAGGCAAGCCAATGATGATAAAGTGGGGTATGAGTTCCCGTACAATCCCGGCTGCGATGACTACTCAGTGCCACACTTTCTGGCTAAACGCACTCAGCCACGTAACAAAATTGGTCCTAAACCCATTCCTGCTCCAAAACCACAAGTAAAACTTATGCCCAAACCTGCTGGGAAAGAAGATGGGTCCGAGAAGATACCCGTAGCACCTCGTGCCACCCAGCCAAACACCAATAATAACAATGGAAACCCTGAACCGCTGTATAGCCAAGTGCTAAAGCCAGGGACTGTAGGGAGCAGGGAAGCTAAGCCTCCATCTACATCGTCCCTGCCATCCAAGCCACAGTCCACACCACCTGCCCCACCGGTGGGCAGACCACAGGCGAGTCAAGCACAACTCCCGACACATCCTTCTCTGCCTGCGGACTGTCCCAGAACCCATCAGGACGTGGCAGGGGTCCCAGCATCAATCCCGAGGACTATTCACCTGCTGACAGCTTCGGGAAAGGAAGTGATCTATGAGGATATGGGGCTTCTATGA